The Helianthus annuus cultivar XRQ/B chromosome 16, HanXRQr2.0-SUNRISE, whole genome shotgun sequence genome includes a window with the following:
- the LOC110915689 gene encoding tRNA threonylcarbamoyladenosine dehydratase isoform X2, protein MNDKAKSLALIGAGALLGSGATVALLRLLPSSREATVQSSNEAKSNGKYAPAAEDSGSLKEKNYEVDSADLLKDDIVSEQLTRNIQFFGFDAQQKVTTSYVVVIGLGGVGSHAASMLLRSGVGRLLLVDFDQVSLSSLNRHAVATRTDVGTPKALCLKKHFSLIYPECHIDAKVLLYDNSSEEEILSGDPDFVLDCIDNIDTKVALLAACVRRGLKVLSATGAGARADPTRIRVADLRESTNDPLSRSVRQRLRRDHGIEGGIPVVFSLEKPKAKLLPFKGPNGEEENPSDYQVVPGFRVRIIPVLGTIPAIFGQIMASYVVTQLAELQVHMEPIVNFDMDHYRVLHQRLIEHEEIIYGTSVNVQVDIEEVMYVAKELWHCRSARDLTTKEVGRGMWRSVNELMLVRWDRSKPASAWNLILLKFTEADEHESSTLEDIKANEPEFFTRVTCTLKRAELDFCP, encoded by the exons ATGAACGACAAAGCCAAGTCTCTTGCGTTGATCGGCGCCGGTGCTCTGTTAGGTTCCGGCGCCACCGTAGCTCTTCTCAGGCTTCTTCCTTCTTCTAG agaAGCTACGGTTCAGAGCAGTAATGAGGCGAAATCGAATGGTAA ATATGCTCCAGCTGCAGAAGACAGTGGTTCtctaaaagaaaaaaattatgaGGTGGATTCTGCTGACCTTTTAAAAGACGATATAGTCTCTGAACAGCTCACCAG GAATATTCAGTTCTTTGGTTTTGATGCCCAACAAAAAGTGACAACATCCTATGTTGTAGTCATTGGCCTTGGAGGCGTCGGGAGTCATGCTGCATCAATGCTTTTGAGATCAGGAGTTGGCAGGCTCCTCCTTGTTGACTTTGACCAG GTTTCATTATCATCTTTAAATCGACATGCGGTTGCTACAAGAACAGATGTTGGCACACCAAAAGCATTATGCCTTAAGAAGCACTTCTCATTAATTTATCCGGAGTGTCACATAGATGCAAAGGTTCTGTTATATGATAATTCATCAGAAGAAGAAATTCTCTCCGGTGATCCAGATTTTGTCTTGGATTGTATTGATAACATTGATACAAAG GTGGCTCTTCTTGCTGCATGTGTACGTAGGGGTTTAAAAGTTTTATCTGCTACAGGGGCTGGTGCAAGAGCTGACCCCACTAGAATACGTGTAGCTGACTTGAGAGAATCCACTAATGATCCACTATCTAGATCG GTTAGACAACGTTTAAGGAGAGATCATGGTATTGAAGGTGGCATTCCTGTAGTTTTCTCTTTGGAAAAACCAAAGGCAAAACTGCTACCCTTTAAGGGACCTAATGGAGAAGAAGAGAATCCTTCAGATTATCAA GTAGTGCCTGGATTTAGAGTTCGCATAATTCCTGTTCTGGGAACCATACCTGCCATCTTTGGACAAATCATGGCATCATATGTTGTGACACAGCTGGCAGAACTTCAAGTACACATGGAGCCCATTGTGAACTTTGATATGGATCATTACCGTGTCCTACATCAGCGTCTTATTGAGCATGAGGAAATTATTTATGGTACATCCGTAAACGTTCAG GTAGATATTGAAGAAGTGATGTATGTTGCTAAAGAATTGTGGCATTGTCGAAGCGCAAGAGACCTAACTACAAAAGAAGTCGGGCGTGGAATGTGGCGTTCTGTTAACGAGTTGATGCTCGTGAG ATGGGATAGATCAAAGCCGGCATCTGCATGGAATCTAATTCTTCTAAAATTTACAGAG GCTGACGAACACGAGTCTAGCACACTTGAAGATATAAAAGCAAATGAACCTGAGTTTTTCACAAGGGTAACATGCACACTGAAGAGAGCGGAATTAGACTTCTGTCCGTAG
- the LOC110915689 gene encoding tRNA threonylcarbamoyladenosine dehydratase isoform X1 — translation MNDKAKSLALIGAGALLGSGATVALLRLLPSSREATVQSSNEAKSNGKAVLYAPAAEDSGSLKEKNYEVDSADLLKDDIVSEQLTRNIQFFGFDAQQKVTTSYVVVIGLGGVGSHAASMLLRSGVGRLLLVDFDQVSLSSLNRHAVATRTDVGTPKALCLKKHFSLIYPECHIDAKVLLYDNSSEEEILSGDPDFVLDCIDNIDTKVALLAACVRRGLKVLSATGAGARADPTRIRVADLRESTNDPLSRSVRQRLRRDHGIEGGIPVVFSLEKPKAKLLPFKGPNGEEENPSDYQVVPGFRVRIIPVLGTIPAIFGQIMASYVVTQLAELQVHMEPIVNFDMDHYRVLHQRLIEHEEIIYGTSVNVQVDIEEVMYVAKELWHCRSARDLTTKEVGRGMWRSVNELMLVRWDRSKPASAWNLILLKFTEADEHESSTLEDIKANEPEFFTRVTCTLKRAELDFCP, via the exons ATGAACGACAAAGCCAAGTCTCTTGCGTTGATCGGCGCCGGTGCTCTGTTAGGTTCCGGCGCCACCGTAGCTCTTCTCAGGCTTCTTCCTTCTTCTAG agaAGCTACGGTTCAGAGCAGTAATGAGGCGAAATCGAATG GTAAAGCAGTTTTATATGCTCCAGCTGCAGAAGACAGTGGTTCtctaaaagaaaaaaattatgaGGTGGATTCTGCTGACCTTTTAAAAGACGATATAGTCTCTGAACAGCTCACCAG GAATATTCAGTTCTTTGGTTTTGATGCCCAACAAAAAGTGACAACATCCTATGTTGTAGTCATTGGCCTTGGAGGCGTCGGGAGTCATGCTGCATCAATGCTTTTGAGATCAGGAGTTGGCAGGCTCCTCCTTGTTGACTTTGACCAG GTTTCATTATCATCTTTAAATCGACATGCGGTTGCTACAAGAACAGATGTTGGCACACCAAAAGCATTATGCCTTAAGAAGCACTTCTCATTAATTTATCCGGAGTGTCACATAGATGCAAAGGTTCTGTTATATGATAATTCATCAGAAGAAGAAATTCTCTCCGGTGATCCAGATTTTGTCTTGGATTGTATTGATAACATTGATACAAAG GTGGCTCTTCTTGCTGCATGTGTACGTAGGGGTTTAAAAGTTTTATCTGCTACAGGGGCTGGTGCAAGAGCTGACCCCACTAGAATACGTGTAGCTGACTTGAGAGAATCCACTAATGATCCACTATCTAGATCG GTTAGACAACGTTTAAGGAGAGATCATGGTATTGAAGGTGGCATTCCTGTAGTTTTCTCTTTGGAAAAACCAAAGGCAAAACTGCTACCCTTTAAGGGACCTAATGGAGAAGAAGAGAATCCTTCAGATTATCAA GTAGTGCCTGGATTTAGAGTTCGCATAATTCCTGTTCTGGGAACCATACCTGCCATCTTTGGACAAATCATGGCATCATATGTTGTGACACAGCTGGCAGAACTTCAAGTACACATGGAGCCCATTGTGAACTTTGATATGGATCATTACCGTGTCCTACATCAGCGTCTTATTGAGCATGAGGAAATTATTTATGGTACATCCGTAAACGTTCAG GTAGATATTGAAGAAGTGATGTATGTTGCTAAAGAATTGTGGCATTGTCGAAGCGCAAGAGACCTAACTACAAAAGAAGTCGGGCGTGGAATGTGGCGTTCTGTTAACGAGTTGATGCTCGTGAG ATGGGATAGATCAAAGCCGGCATCTGCATGGAATCTAATTCTTCTAAAATTTACAGAG GCTGACGAACACGAGTCTAGCACACTTGAAGATATAAAAGCAAATGAACCTGAGTTTTTCACAAGGGTAACATGCACACTGAAGAGAGCGGAATTAGACTTCTGTCCGTAG
- the LOC110920432 gene encoding uncharacterized protein LOC110920432: MERLPTKCALARRNVPVPNLMCVLCGDYEESCDHLFVSCHFAQSAWQNLADWCRIPPIIAFGMKDLLTIHGSNPGSRRKKVIHVVILVAFWSIWKIRNDVVYRHAVPNFTRTLDEIKPMAYLWIKNQSKVAALTWEDWSRFNLGVM; the protein is encoded by the coding sequence ATGGAGAGGTTACCGACGAAGTGCGCGTTGGCAAGACGGAATGTGCCGGTTCCGAATCTAATGTGCGTTTTATGTGGCGATTACGAAGAGTCATGTGATCACTTATTCGTGTCATGTCATTTCGCACAATCGGCTTGGCAAAATCTTGCAGATTGGTGCAGAATTCCACCGATAATCGCGTTTGGCATGAAGGACCTACTTACAATACACGGTTCAAACCCGGGCTCGAGGAGAAAGAAAGTTATTCATGTTGTGATTCTAGTAGCTTTTTGGAGTATATGGAAGATACGAAATGATGTAGTATACAGACATGCGGTCCCGAATTTTACGCGTACACTTGATGAGATAAAACCAATGGCGTATCTATGGATTAAAAATCAGTCAAAAGTAGCGGCGTTAACATGGGAGGATTGGAGTCGTTTTAATTTAGGAGTTATGTAA